AAGTGAAAAACGATTTACAGGTAATTTGGGAagttatcactttcaactaattttacataatttgtcACATTTTGCCAGATTTCAAATAAACGTAAGTTTACTAGTGCATTTTCTAACCGTCCATGATTACAGAGTTTAAgaggtaatttttttaagcttagaAGATTCCAAAAATTCTTGTCAACTTTTACAGTTGCTTCTCCAATATTAGAAAATGTCAAATTCTTTGGAACACCATGTGtatttcattctatatttatttttgaaagtcttCAACCATTCAATGTTGAAggcttctaaaaataaatataaaatgcattcactTCTGTATGTCCACAGTGAATTGAATAAACATTATCTAGacatattgtaaaaaaacttttgcacAACAATTAcatgcagtaaaaatattaataatttacattaataatttacattaataatttatagacaaatgtattaaaatataaaaaatattcttcaaagaagTAACCATGAAACAAAAGTGCAACAGTGAGCTTAAGTCACAGTTAAACAAACTTTATATATGTATTTCCGACCAAAGCATAAAATTATTCCtaaagttttttgttgttgttgcttaccAATGCACGCaaatagaagataaaaagaatAGTTAGATCAGTGGAAGAGATTTTTTTCTCCATGCATgcatttaatgacattttaaaatctaatttaaccCTCTGAATTCCTTTGTTCTTTGAAATACTATTCTTTTACAataccaggggtgtttgtgggaccccaaaaaatcccctgaaacttttacggacttactaccggcattttggagtttcgagaaggggggggggaatgaaaaattacaattatgaagtattgaatgacctaattataaaagttcaatgaattactttttttgcaaaattaataaccataaattttcaaacatataaactactacattttatgcaaatcttttaaattacctgaattaattcttttaaaaaaaattatctaatttctgctgctttttttttattttctgatgtttgtgggcttgtctttcttttgtggtgaacttcataattgcaggaaggttgacttttattttcctcatttacagttgaagaaatttcctcgagaactgcacatgcagaggtagaagcagtttgcttttctgctaatgtagaaggtttttcagagacttttataggtgactcatctgaaatacagacttttataggtgactcatctgaaatacatgtttttaagtcctcttgatatgttttccaacttctgttcatattcagtaagagatctttgtgaattggatcagtcattggtttttttgagccatatttttcacatgaggtttctttagaagtcattaaatcatatttaatagtctgcactgcatctagggaatcaatcttaagagaggttctatagtcagtgacaagtgtatccattaagttgaatgcactttccactaatgggccatggaagcagctaaggcaggctttgaccaatttagccaatgtaggatacttataatcatttgtgaaatcatcttttaaattaaaaactttagaccaatatttatcaattgtacacttgacttgatttccactttcatcagatgtgtagagcatttctttggtgattatcaatatcactctggtataaccttatttcagcttctacttttgacttttcattatcactaaaaatatgggacataaaagatgataatttttcaaaagctaatattgtactggttttacctcttagctctggatctaatgctgtaaaactaattagatatgaatttttaaggggtaatttctgtttcatatgctgaaatttctaaatgaaattctcttgcatacataaataaaaaaatatttcaataagcgaaacgaaaaatttacacgtgcatcaataaatgaaacgaaaattttacacagcgaagaaaaaaaagttctgaagcgatcaatgacaaatagctaatacggcgaaaaatcccccttctctacttattggcgccacgccagtagagataagacctttgaacccagagtcacgttatcgcacatctggtcgaacgaagtctcccccttttttttctgccgcgcctacttgccgaaaagaatccagaagagaatgtccgagaaccgggggaatgagtcataactcgcaataaggaaagaacaaaaaagaagtccccccccccttttcacgcattatcactgcctttggagaaagaaaggaaaagttttcaccacacacactgaccttgcgttttctgctttcaaagcaaacaaaattacccagatcaaaataaataattcattattattcctacttccttttgaacgacgatccccggaaattccggggatcgaagttcaaaatccccggaattccggggtttccccggagcacaaacacccctgcaatACAAAACGACCGAAAGTATAAAGGAGAGAAGATAAGTATTTCGCTTCCCCTTCTTGCGGTCCAGAGTTCGTTTGCAGCGAGGGGAGTACCTATTCCTGTAGTCCAATTACTGCTGAAGAATAAGGGgttgtatacaaaatttaataatattttataatttcacctAGATTTTCCACACGATCGGTTTCCTTTTTTTACCgctgtttgataataatttattaattacgaaAAGACACATTTGATGTTCAAATATATCATTGAaatagtatatttgcatattcattaaaatcattgctgcatcagaaaatttaatcattcaagaGTTCTCATCTCTTACATCAAATCAGATTCATCTGAATCTTCAAAGAGTATGTTATTAATTTCTTTGAGTTGAAACTTTGCGATAACCCGAGTAAGATATTTTAGTAGCAGGCGAGCAGAAAGCGTAAATTAAACATCTACCCTCACTTTCTGGAGGATTCAATATGTCTCCTCgtgatattttatatgcatattaagtgtgaattgaaatgatttctataccatttaatttcatccaaaatatcttaacaaatacaatgcatttgcagatagacatctaatggtaataattttaatataaaattaaaaaataaatatcttcttgCACATgcatattcaataagaattataatgatttctataccGTTTAATGTCAtcgaaatatcttaataaatatagtatatctgcatatagatattttatggTAGCTTATAAAAGCTtgattttcaagtcttattttaataattcttcacgCTAATTCGTTATTTATAATATCGGAAATACGGAAAACAGCCAAATTTTCAttaatctcaattattttatacttatatttctctggaagatttaTTTTCCCCATTTTGAAAAAGAGCAGACGAAAAAGTACGCATAAACCAAACTAAACAACACGTATTGGTTGCAGCAAATACAGCATAGAAAATTCTGTGAGAAAGAAATCTACCAATTAGAGCACAATTTGCGAACTCCTGcagttttgtaaacaaaaactAGACTCTTCCTCGTCCCTACGAAAAAATTCGTCTTTCAATGGACTCGTCCGTCTCATACACAGCGTGTTGTGATTTAGCCGCTAGTGATGTCTGAATGTCTAGCCGTCTCAGCCGCATTGGGAGTCAGAAGATTAAActtaatcaattttctaatttttagtttaatttagcccatattaacttcattctaaaatattctcttatttcctgatccaattccacttttatttaattaattcaacagaagctctGTCAGCAGTTCAACGCTCCGAGTAACTTCTTTCAACCTTTAGACTCACA
The Argiope bruennichi chromosome 6, qqArgBrue1.1, whole genome shotgun sequence DNA segment above includes these coding regions:
- the LOC129971358 gene encoding uncharacterized protein LOC129971358, which produces MLYTSDESGNQVKCTIDKYWSKVFNLKDDFTNDYKYPTLAKLVKACLSCFHGPLVESAFNLMDTLVTDYRTSLKIDSLDAVQTIKYDLMTSKETSCEKYGSKKPMTDPIHKDLLLNMNRSWKTYQEDLKTCISDESPIKVSEKPSTLAEKQTASTSACAVLEEISSTVNEENKSQPSCNYEVHHKRKTSPQTSENKKKAAEIR